Proteins encoded in a region of the Anopheles aquasalis chromosome 2, idAnoAquaMG_Q_19, whole genome shotgun sequence genome:
- the LOC126581473 gene encoding uncharacterized protein LOC126581473, with protein MYNKMSSFESGSSDGDLCQPVCDPDPYYEANGGNYYTQLYPADSQNAGTQVITIMEEEGYWGSPCSSTNESQQADASLGPAHPGHQRSSSAVSTIRLLTATHLAPPPPSCGDPSPSSCSSSSSSPSTSSSVSSSVYGHQQRHQLQQPSLIGGYPCLRSPDADADQQHPQHPSHHHQQQHQQHQHHHHHQPSPVYDCAMVYEKNVNAYIPDEGYYGGGNGTPMHVTSGGGTALSIPGTTTSDHHTSSSSASSSSAASSSSSVLLSSTVEAVPGSGVPIVRVVKRRNTANKKERRRTQSINSAYTSLRDRIPNVPNDTKLSKIKTLRLAISYIAHLLAVVNGNQDPSCDFRAELVPSSRKINAERRAQKSLLQSFSSNNGVTGAEGRKIKGRTGWPQHVWALETKTSIK; from the exons ATGTACAACAAAATGTCCAGCTTTGAGTCCGGTTCTTCGGATGGCGATCTGTGTCAGCCCGTCTGTGATCCTGATCCGTACTACGAAGCCAATGGAGGGAATTACTATACACAACTCTATCCAGCCGATTCACAGAATGCAG GAACACAAGTGATCACGATCATGGAAGAAGAGGGTTACTGGGGGTCACCCTGTAGCTCGACGAACGAATCGCAGCAGGCGGACGCCAGTCTCGGTCCAGCGCATCCCGGCCATCAGCGTAGCTCGTCCGCGGTCAGTACCATTCGCTTGCTCACCGCAACGCACCTTGCCCCGCCGCCACCGTCCTGTGGCGATCCTTCACCCTCGTCCTgctcatcctcgtcctcgtcaccGTCCACTTCTTCGTCCGTATCCTCGTCGGTGtacggccaccagcaacggcaccaGCTACAGCAGCCATCGCTGATCGGTGGATATCCGTGTCTACGCTCACCAGACGCTGATgctgaccagcagcatcctcagcATCcttctcatcaccatcagcagcagcatcagcaacatcagcaccaccaccaccatcaaccgtcACCGGTGTACGATTGTGCGATGGTTTACGAGAAGAACGTTAACG CGTACATCCCCGATGAAGGCTACTACGGTGGTGGGAATGGTACCCCGATGCACGTCACTTCCGGTGGCGGTACGGCGCTATCAATACCGGGAACTACCACTAGTGATCATCACACGtcctcatcatcggcatcgtcctcatcagcggcgtcatcgtcttcatctGTCCTGCTCAGTTCGACCGTGGAAGCTGTCCCGGGCAGTGGTGTACCGATCGTACGAGTCGTCAAGCGACGCAACACGGCCAACAAGAAGGAACGGCGTCGAACGCAGAGCATCAACTCGGCCTACACCTCACTCCGAGACCGTATTCCCAACGTGCCGAATGACACCAAGCTCTCCAAG ATCAAGACGCTACGCCTTGCCATCTCCTACATTGCCCATCTGCTGGCGGTCGTAAACGGAAACCAGGACCCATCGTGTGACTTCCGAGCGGAGCTGGTACCGTCTTCGCGCAAGATCAACGCGGAACGGAGGGCCCAAAAGTCGCTGCTGCAA